One genomic segment of Macaca fascicularis isolate 582-1 chromosome 19, T2T-MFA8v1.1 includes these proteins:
- the APOC4 gene encoding apolipoprotein C-IV, with translation MSLLRNRLQDLLALYLCVLVLACIGACQSEAYEGTPSPPPKLKMSHWSLATGRMKELLEPVLNRTRDRWQWFWSLSTFRGFMQTYYDDHLRDLGPRTKAWLLKSKESLLNKTHSLCPRIVCGDKDQG, from the exons ATGTCCCTCCTCAGAAACAGGCTCCAGGACCTGCTTGCCCTGTACCTCTGTGTGCTGGTCCTGGCCTGCATTGGGG CATGCCAGTCAGAAGCCTATGAAGGAacccccagccccccaccaaAGCTAAAGATGAGTCACTGGAGCCTGGCGACGGGCAGGATGAAGGAGCTGCTGGAGCCAGTGTTGAACAGGACCAGAGACAGGTGGCAGTGGTTCTG GAGCCTCAGCACCTTCCGGGGCTTCATGCAGACGTACTATGACGACCACCTCAGGGACCTGGGTCCGCGCACCAAGGCCTGGCTCCTCAAATCCAAAGAAAGCCTCTTGAACAAGACCCACAGCCTGTGCCCCAGGATTGTCTGTGGGGACAAGGACCAgggttaa
- the APOC2 gene encoding apolipoprotein C-II: protein MGTRFLLALCLVLLVLGFEVQGAQLPQQDEPPSPALLSRVQESLSSYWESAKAAAQKLYEKTYLPAVDEKLRDLYSKSTAAMSTYTGIFTDQVLSVLKGEE, encoded by the exons ATGGGCACACGATTCCTCCTGGCTCTGTGTCTCGTCCTCCTGGTACTGGGATTCG AGGTCCAGGGGGCCCAACTCCCCCAGCAAGATGAACCGCCCAGCCCGGCCTTGCTCAGCCGGGTGCAGGAATCTCTCTCCAGTTACTGGGAGTCAGCAAAGGCAGCCGCCCAGAAGCTGTACGAGAAGACATACCTGCCTGCTGTAGACGAGAAACTCAG GGACTTGTACAGCAAAAGCACAGCAGCCATGAGCACTTACACAGGCATTTTTACTGACCAAGTTCTTTCTGTGCTGAAGGGAGAGGAATAA